TTGAAACTCTGGTCGCGCTGATCGAAGAACAGCAACAGCAATGCCAGCGCCAGAAAGAAGATCAGTCTGGCCAGCAGCGGCGCGGGACGAAGCAGGGAAAACTGGGCCATGGGACCTAGGGCCAAATACGCTGAAGGGAGGTGAAACAGACTGGCGGGTCTGCTGGTGGGCGATGGTCTGACCAGTCACCCGCCAGCAGCCCAGGACTCATTCGTCCGTGAACACGTCGCCGAGACGCTCCATTTCTTCCAGCGCCCGCCCGCCACCACGCGCCACGCAGGTCAGCGGGTCTTCCGCGATGACTACCGGCAGACGGGTTTCTTCCTCGATGAGCTTGTCGATATCCCGCAGCAGCGCGCCACCGCCGGTCAGCACCAGACCGCGTTCGGCAATGTCCGCGCCGAGTTCGGGTGGGGCCTGCTCCAGGGCCACCTTGATGGCGTCCAACACCGCCGTGAGCGGATCGGACAGGGCTTCCAGCACCTCGGCGCTGGAAATGCGGAAACTCCTGGGAATGCCTTCGGCCAGATTGCGTCCCCGTACCTCGATCTCGAGCACTTCGGAGCTGGGGTAGGCGCAACCAATGGTCTTCTTGATGTGCTCGGCCGTGGCCTCGCCAATCAGCATGCCGTAATGGCGGCGAATATAGTTGGTGATGGCTTCATCGAGTTTGTCGCCACCTACACGCACGCTCTGGGAATAGACCACGCCGCCCAGGGCGATGACGCCCACCTCGGTGGTGCCGCCACCGATGTCCACCACCATCGAACCGGTGGCCTCGGCAACCGGCAGTCCGGCACCGATGGCTGCGGCCATGGGCTCCTCGATCAAGTGCACCTCGCGCGCGCCGGCACTCTGGGCAGACTCGCGGATCGCCCGCCGCTCCACCTGTGTCGCCCCGAAGGGCACGCAGATGATGATGCGGGGGCTCGGGCGCAGAAAGCGTTGCTGATGCACCTTCTTGATGAAGTACTTCAGCATGGCCTCGGTCACCTGGAAATCGGCAATCACACCATCCCTCATGGGCCGGATGGCCGTGATGTTGGCCGGCGTGCGACCCAGCATCTTTTTGGCATCCTCGCCAACGGCCTGGATGCGCATGCCATTGTTGTTTCCCCGGCCGGTCCGAATGGCCACCACCGAGGGTTCAGAAAGTACGATTCCCTTGCCACGCACGTAGATCAGCGTATTGGCGGTGCCCAGGTCAATGGCGAGATCGCTGGAGAAAAGACCAAGAAAGCGATTAAAGATCATGAGGAGCAGGATTTCCGGAAGGGTGACAAAAATTTGGCATACTCTATCAGCGCTCTGATCCGGGTTCAACACGCGGGAGATCAGGCATCAGCTTATATATGCGGTCTCATCCATAGATAGCTCATAAAGCTGGCCTGTCAAGAAAGCCGCATCGATTGCCGGCAAACGATTTTTCTCAGGCCTCGGCCGGGCCTGCCACCCGCCAGACCGAAGTGGGTGGCCAACTCCCGCCCCTGGACATCGTGCGCTTGGCACGGATGATAGTTCAGTAAACTTTCTCAAGCCCTGCGCCGGGCAGCTGGTCAGCAGCTCCCGCAAGAGGAGGTGGCATGTACCGGCGTCGCTGGTATCTGGGTTTCGGAATTGCGGCATCGCTCCTGCTGCTGGGCGTCCTCCTGCATCAGCCGCTGGAGCGCGGTTATCAGACCCTGCTGGTGCTGTCCGATATCGCGGCAGGCCCGTCATCCTCACCGTTCAAACTACGCACGCCCTCGCCGACACGCCAGACGCTTGTCTTTCAGGTCAACGGCCGAACCCGTACCGGCGATCTTTATCTGCCCGCGCAGGGCCGCCCGCGCGCGGGCATGGTGCTGTTACCCGGCATCGTGCCGCAGGGCGGGCGCGAACCGCGCCTGGTGGCCTTTGCCGGCGCCCTGGCCCGCGCGGGCTTTGCCGTGCTGGTACCGGATTTCCCCGCCTTCCGGCAGCTTATGGTCCGGCCGGGGGATGCGCGCATTGCCGCCGATGCCTTCCACTATCTGGCCAGACAGCCGAATCTCGCCCCGGCCGGGCGGGCTGGCATGGGCGCCTTCAGTTACGCCGTTGGCGTTGCGGTCCTGGCATCCCTGCAGGCCGATGTCCGGACACAGGTGCGCTTTATCCTGGGCGTCGGCGGTTATCACGATATCGGGGCAGTCGTGCGCTTCTTCACCACCGGTTACTTTCAACACCAAGGTCAGTGGTTTCATCTGCGGCCAGACCCTTATGGACAGTGGGTGTTCGTCAACAGCAGCCTGCCCTATCTGCACAGTCCGGTGGACAAACAGATCCTGCAGTCGATGGTGCGGCTCAGGCTCCAGAACCCGCGCGCCGATCTCGCGCCACTCGCCACCCAGCTCGGGCCCGAGGGCCGGGCCCTGTATGCCCTGCTGAGCAACCGTGATCCGAATCAGACCACGGCCCTGCTGCGTGCCCTGCCCATCCCGCTGCAGGCGGCCCTTTCCGGCATGAGCCTGGTCGACAAGCCGCTTCAGGACCTGCGCGCCCGCCTGATTCTGGTGCATGGCATGGACGACAATCTGGTGCCCTACCCGGAAAGCATCGCACTGACCCGAGCGGTCCCGCCCGGTCAGGCCCGGCTCTACCTGATTCACCGCGTCCTCATCCACGTCGAGTTCGACCAGGCGCCCTGGACGAGCTGGCGCTTCTGGCGCGAGGACCTTCCCGACTACTGGCGGCTCTTCCGGGCGGTCCATGCGCTCCTGGGCGAGCAAGCGCCGGCCTAGCGGTGGTAGGCCGGCGACAGTTCGTGCACGGCAGCGATGAAGGCCGCCGCGCGCTCGGGGTTCACATGTTGATGGATTCCGTGTCCGAGATTGAAGATATGCCCGGTACCCGGTCCGTAGCTTGCCAGGATGCTGTCCACCTCGGCGCGAATGCGCGCAGGATCGGCATAGAGCACCGCGGGATCCATGTTGCCCTGCAGCGCTACCCGGCTTCCGACCCGCTGACGCGCCGTGCCGATGTCCAGAGTCCAGTCCACCCCCAGCACGTCCGCCCCGGTTTCCGCCATCAGCTCCAGCCACTGCCCGCCGCCCTTGGTGAAAAGAATCACCGGCACGCGCCGGCCCTCATGCTCACGGGTCAGGCCCTGAAAGATCTGGGCCATGTAGTTCAGGGAAAAATTGCGGTAGTCGCGCGGCGTGAGCACCCCGCCCCAGGTGTCAAAGATCATCAGCGCCTGGGCCCCGGCCGCGACCTGGGCATTGAGATACTGGGTCACGCTGCGGGCCAGGATGTCCAGGAGCCTGGCCAGGGTCTCCGGCGCATCGTAGAGCATGCCCTTGATGCGTGCAAACTCCTTGCTGCCGCTGCCCTCGACCATGTAAGTCGCAAGCGTCCAGGGGCTGCCGGCAAAGCCGATCAAGGGTACCCGGCCCGCGAGCGCACGGCGAATAGAACGCACCGCATCCATGACGTATTTCAGCTCGCCCTCGGGGTCCGGCACAAAGAGCCTGTCCACATCGGCCGCAGTACGAACCGGATTATCGAACACCGGCCCTTCGCCCTCAGCAAAACGCAGGCCAAGATTCATGGCGCCGGGCACGGTGAGGATGTCGGAAAAGAGGATGGCGGCATCCAGGGGGAAACGCTCCAGAGGCTGGAGCGTCACCTCGGTGGCAAGTTCTGCGTTCATGCACAGCTCCAGAAAGGAACCGGCCCTGGCGCGGGTGGCGCGATACT
This portion of the Thermithiobacillus plumbiphilus genome encodes:
- a CDS encoding rod shape-determining protein, producing the protein MIFNRFLGLFSSDLAIDLGTANTLIYVRGKGIVLSEPSVVAIRTGRGNNNGMRIQAVGEDAKKMLGRTPANITAIRPMRDGVIADFQVTEAMLKYFIKKVHQQRFLRPSPRIIICVPFGATQVERRAIRESAQSAGAREVHLIEEPMAAAIGAGLPVAEATGSMVVDIGGGTTEVGVIALGGVVYSQSVRVGGDKLDEAITNYIRRHYGMLIGEATAEHIKKTIGCAYPSSEVLEIEVRGRNLAEGIPRSFRISSAEVLEALSDPLTAVLDAIKVALEQAPPELGADIAERGLVLTGGGALLRDIDKLIEEETRLPVVIAEDPLTCVARGGGRALEEMERLGDVFTDE
- the hemE gene encoding uroporphyrinogen decarboxylase, giving the protein MNTLQNDTFLRACLRQPTPYTPVWMMRQAGRYLPEYRATRARAGSFLELCMNAELATEVTLQPLERFPLDAAILFSDILTVPGAMNLGLRFAEGEGPVFDNPVRTAADVDRLFVPDPEGELKYVMDAVRSIRRALAGRVPLIGFAGSPWTLATYMVEGSGSKEFARIKGMLYDAPETLARLLDILARSVTQYLNAQVAAGAQALMIFDTWGGVLTPRDYRNFSLNYMAQIFQGLTREHEGRRVPVILFTKGGGQWLELMAETGADVLGVDWTLDIGTARQRVGSRVALQGNMDPAVLYADPARIRAEVDSILASYGPGTGHIFNLGHGIHQHVNPERAAAFIAAVHELSPAYHR